In Streptomyces sp. NBC_00341, the DNA window GCCGGCAGATGTTGTCCAGGAGCGCGGAGCGGGAGGCGGCGATCTCGGCGGCCGCGTCGCTGACGGCGTACAGGACGTAGGGGTCGTCCCGCACCGCCTGGCCGGTGATCTGCACCCGGTCGCGCTGGTGGGCGAGGTGGTGTGCGAGGGCGCCCTCGCACATCCCGATCACGGCGGCGGTGATGCCGAGCGGGAACGCGGCGGAGAACGGCAGCCGGTAGGCGGGGTTGGTCAGCCCGGACTCGGCGGCCAGCGAGCCGTCCACCACCTTGGCGTACTCGATGACGCGGTGGGACGGCACGAAGGCGTCCTTGACGATGACGTCCTTGCTGCCGGTGCCGCGCAGCCCGACCACGTCCCAGGAGTCCTCGACGATCTCGTAGTCGGCGCGCGGCAGGATGACGTGGACGGACTGCGGGGGGTTGATCCGGTTGCCGTCGCCGTCCGCGAGGAAGCCGCCGAGGAAGATCCACCGGCAGTGGTCGGTGCCGGAGGAGAACTGCCACCGGCCGTTGAAGACATGGCCGCCGTCCACCGGCCTGAGCAGCCCCATCGGCGCGTACGGGGAGGCGATCCAGGTGTCGGGGTCCTCGCCCCAGACCTCCTCCTGAACCCGGGGGTCGGCCATCGCCATCTCCCACGGGTGGACGCCGACGACGCCCGCGACCCAGCCGGTGGCCCCGTCCAGGGAGGCGATCCGCATGACCGTCTCGGCGAACTCGCGCGGATGCAGTTCGAGACCTCCGTGGGCCTCGGGCTGGAGCATGCGGATCGCCCCGACGTCCCGCAGGATCTTCGCCGCCTGGTCGTCGAGCCTGCCGAGCGCCTCGTTGGCCGGGCCGAGTGCGCGGATCTCGTCGGCGCGTGCCTCGACGGCGTCGAGTACTGGATTGGACATGGCCGTTCTCACTTCCCCGGGGAGTTCTGGGCGGCGGTCGTGCTCCGGTCCCTCGCCGCGAGGGCGACCGCGATCTCGATGAGCTGGTCCTCCTGGCCGCCGACGAGCTTGCGGCGGCCGGCCTCCATCAGGATCTCGGCGCCGGACACCCGGTAGGTGGCGGCCTGCCGGGCTGCGTGCTTCAGGAAGCTGGAGTAGACCCCGGCGTAACCCATCGTCAGGGACAGCCGGTCGAGCAGGCATTCGCCGTCCATGACGGGGCGCACCACGTCCTCGGCCGCGTCGATGATCTTGAGTACGTCGATGCCGGTACGGATGCCCAGCTTCTCCGCGACGGCGGCGAAGCCCTCGACGGGTGTGTTGCCGGCGCCGGCGCCGAACCTGCGGGTCGATCCGTCGATCTGCAGGGCCCCGGCGCGTACCGCGAGCACGGAGTTGGCGACGCCGAGGCCGAGGTTCTCGTGGCCGTGGAAGCCGACCTGTGCGTCGTCACCGAGTTCGGCGACCAGGGCGGCGATCCGGTCGCTCGTCTGCTCCAGGATGAGGGCGCCCGCGGAGTCGACTACGTACACGCACTGGCAGCCGGCGTCGGCCATGACGCGGGCCTGCCGGGCCAGCGCTTCGGGCGGGCTGCTGTGCGCCATCATCAGGAACCCGACGGTCTCCAGGCCGAGTTCGCGGGCGAGCCCGAAGTGCTGGACGGCGATGTCGGCCTCGGTGCAGTGCGTGGCGATGCGGCAGATCGAGGCGCCGTTGTCGGCGGCCTCGCGGATGTCGTCCTGGAGGCCCAGGCCGGGCAGCATCAGGAACGCGATCTTCGCCCGGCGGGCGGTCTTCACCGCGGCCTTGATGAGCTCCTGCTCGGGGGTGTGGCTGAAGCCGTAGTTGAAGGAGGACCCGCCGAGGCCGTCGCCGTGGGTGACCTCGATGACGGGCACGCCCGCGTCGTCGAGTGCGGCGACGATCGAGGTGACGTGGTCGACGGTGAACTGGTGCTGCTTGGCATGTGATCCGTCCCGCAGGGACGAGTCGGTGACGCGGATGTCCAGCGCTGGGCTGTAGGGCATGGCTCGTGCACTCCTCGGTGAGCGGGGGTCAGGCGCCGGTGCGGCGGGCGGTGATCCGCCGGGCGAAGGCCTCGCCGGCCCTGGTCGCGGCGGCGGTCATGATGTCGAGGTTCCCGGAGTACGGGGGCAGGAAGTCGCCCGCGCCCGCCACCTCGATGAGGACCGCCACCCGGGCGAGCCCGCCGCTGAGCGCACTCGGCACGTCGAACTGCGGCTCGGCGCGCAGCCGGTAGCCGGGCACGTAGGCGGCGACCTCGGCGGCCCGCTCGTGGATCGACGCGGTGACGGCGGCCCGGTCGACGTCGGCGGGGACGGCGCAGAAGACGGTGTCCTGCATCAGCATCGGCGGCTCGGCCGGGTTGAGGATGATGATGGCCTTGCCCCGGGCGGCGCCGCCGATCGTCTCGATGCCCCTGCTGGTGGTGAGCGTGAACTCGTCGATGTTGGCGCGGGTGCCGGGCCCGGCGGACGGCGAGGCGACACTGGCGACGATCTCCGCGTACGCGACCTCCGTGACCCGGGAGACGGCGTGCACGATCGGGATGGTGGCCTGTCCCCCGCAGGTGATAAGGGAGATGTTCGGCGCGTCGAGGTGTTCGCCGAGGTTGACGGCGGGCACGACGGCCGGGCCGATCGCGGCGGGGGTCAGGTCGACGGCCCGGATGCCGAGTTCGGCGTACTTGGGCGCGTTGGCCCGGTGGACATGGGCGGACGTGGCCTCGAAGACCAGGTCCGGCCGCTCCGCTCCGGCCAGCAGGGCGTCGACACCGTCGGCACCTGTGTGCAGGCCGTGGTCGGCGGCGCGTTTGAGTCCGGGGCTCTGCTCGTCGACGCCGATCATCCAGCGCGGCTCGATGACGTCCGAGCGCAGGAGCTTGTACATCAGGTCGGTGCCGATGTTGCCGGATCCGACGATCGCGGCGGTCGCCTTGGTCACTGTTCGAACCTCATCCGGGTCGAGTGAGTGGTACGGAGGGAAGAGAAGGGGAGAGGAAGGGCTGGGCGTCAGCCGTCGTAGGTGACGCGCAGCCGGTCGCTGACCGGGCGCGACTGGCAGGCGAGGATCAGCCCGTCGGCCAGGTCCCGCGCGTCGAGGACCTCGTTGCGCTCCATGGCCACCTCACCCTCGACGAGGAGACAGGCGCAGGCGCTGCAACTGCCCTCCCGGCAGGAGTACGGCGCGTCCAGGCCCGCGGCGAGCAGCACGTCCAGCAGCGGGGTGTCGCGGGGCCAGGAGACGGTGCGGCGGACCCCGTCGAGTTCCACCTCCGCCGTGCTGACGGGTCCGGCCGTGTCCCGCTCCGGGACGGGCGCCCGGTCCGCGAACGGGTCGCCGGACAGTGAGGTGAACCGCTCCACCGTGATCAGGCGCGGTGGCACGCCCAGTCCGGTGAGCGCGTCGATGGCCAGATCCATGAAGGGGCCGGGTCCGCAGACGAACGCGCGGCGCCCGGCGTACGGTCCGGCGAGGGCGCGCAGACCGGCTGCGCCGGGTCTGCCCCGGACGGACTCCAGCCAGTGCAGGACCGTGAGCCGGTCACCGTACTTTCTCTGCAGGGTGGCCAGTTCGTCGCGGAAGATCACGGACCGTTCGTCCCGGTTGGCGTACAGGAGGGTGACGGTGCCGGTTCCGGCGTGCAGGACCGAGGTGAGGATCGACATGACCGGGGTGATGCCGCTGCCCGCGGCGAGCAGCAGGAAGTCGCCGTCGAGCGAGCCGGGGGTGAAGGTGCCCGCGGGCCGGAGCACCTCCAGGGTGTCGCCCTCGGTGACGTGGTCGCAGATCCAGTGGGAGGCATAGCCTCCGGCGGTGCGCTTGACGGTGACTTTCAGATACGGGTCGCGGACCGGGGAGCTGCACAGCGAGTAGCAGCGGGCGGCTCCGCCGGGGCGGTCCGAGGGCACCCTGACGGTGAGGAACTGGCCCGGTTCGTAGCCGAACGCGTCCCGGTCGGCGTCGGCGGGCTCCAGGACCAGTGAGTGGGCGTCGGCCGTCTCCCGGATCACCTCGACGACGCGCACGGTCAGCGGGGCGGGGCTCACGACGGGCCTCCGGTGGCGCCGGACCGGGCGGCAGCGGCGGTACGGGCGGCGGCCGCGTGCCGGGCCGCGATGTAGCCGAACACGATGGACGGGCCGATGGTGGCGCCCGGTCCCGCGTACTCGTTGGCCATCACGGACGCGGAGGTGTTGCCGGTGGCGTAGAGCCCGGCGATGGCCGAACCGTCCTCGCGCAGCACCCGGCTGTGCTCGTCGCAGACGAGTCCGCCCTTGGTGCCGAGGTCACCGATCTCGATCCGGATCGCGTAGTAGGGCGCCCTGTCGAGCCGGTCGAGGTTGGGGTTCTTCAGTGTCGGGTCGCCGTAGTAGCGGTCGTAGGCGCTGTCGCCGCGACCGAAGTCGGTGTCCCGGCCGGATCCGGCGAAGGCGTTGAACCGTTCGACGGTGCCGGTGAGCGCTTCCTCGGGGACGCCGATCTTCCGGGCGAGCTCCGTGACGGTGTCGGCCCGGTGCACGGTGCCGTTCTCGTAGAACGCCCTGGGGAAGGGCATGCCGGGCAGGATCTGGGCGAACGGGTAGCGGGCGCGGGCCTTGGCGTCCATGACGAACCAGGCCGTGGTGTGCCCGCCCTCGATCTGATCGTGTACGAAGTTGACGTAGGGCGACGACTCGTTGGTGAAGCGCCTGCCGTCGCCGGAGACGATCACGGAGGGCGGGATGCACCGCTCGGAGACCAGCGGAATGGTGGCGCCGGCCGGATGGCGCACGGACGGCATCCACCAGGCGTCGTCCATGAAGTCGAGCGCGGCGCCGAGTCCCTGGCCGGCGACGATGCCGTCGCCGGTGTTCTCGACGGCGCCGGCGCTGTGGTTCTCGCGGCCGCCCTCCGGCAGGTACTTCTCGCGCATCTCCTGGTTGTGGTCGAAGCCGCCGGTGGCGAGGAGGACGCCGTGCCGGGCGCCGATCCGCACGGCCGTGCCGTCCCGGTCGGCGACGATCCCGGTGACCCCGCCGTCCGCGCCGGTGACGAGCCCGGTCATCGGGGAGCGCAGCCGCAGCGGGACTCCGGCGTCCTTCAGGGCCATGCGCAGCCGGGCGACCAGGGCCCGCCCTCCGGTGGCCATGTGGCGGCGGGCGACCATATTGGAGGAGACCCGCCATGCGGCGACCACGGAGGCCCAGCGGCCGCGCCAGGTCCGCTTGACCATGGCGAGGTCGCGGTAGTCCTTCGCGGTGATCCACAGTCCGAGCGGGCCCTTGAGACTGTTGGGCCGCTGGTGGCGCTCGTCGTCGCCGAGCTTGCGGGTGTCGAAGGGCAGCGCCTCGACGGACCGGCCGAGCGGGCGGCCCCCCTCGTACTCGGGGTGGTAGTCGGCGTAGCCCTTGACCCAGAAGAAGCGCATCCAGCGGCTCGCGCCGAGCAGTTCCATCGCGGCCGGTCCCTGGTCGACGTAGGCGTCGAGGCGGGCGGACGGCACCCGGCCCCCGGTGAGCCGGTCGAGGTAGCGGCGGACGGATTCCCGGCTGTCGTCGTGGCCCCTGGCTCGCAGGGTGGGGTTGTTGGGGATCCAGATGCCGCCGCCGGAGATGCCGGTGCTGCCGCCGTACCTCGCGCCCTTCTCGATGACGACGGTGGACAGTCCGCTGTCGGCGGCGGTCAGCGCGGCGGCCATGCCGCCCCCGCCGCCGCCGACCACGACGAAGTCGAACTCCTCGTCCCAGGTCTCCCCGGCCCCGGCGCTCATGCCGCGTCCGCGCGGGTGAGGAAGGCGAGGACCGCGCTCTCCCAGGCGGCCTTCTGTTCGATCATCACCCAGTGCCCGCAGTCGGGGAAGACGTGCAGTTCGGCGTCCGGAATGGTGCGCATCGGCAGGATCGACATGTCGAGCGGGCTGACCCGGTCGTCGCGGCCCCAGGTGAGCAGGGTCCTGGCCCGGAGGCGGTGCAGCATGGCCCAGTACGGCGCCTCTCGGGACGCGGCGGCGTCGGCGGCTCGTGCGGCGGACGCCTCGCTGCCGTACATCAGCCGGGCACTGGCGAGGGTCTCCGGATCGGTGGCCTGCGCCCAGCGCTCCTCGATGAGTTCCTCCGTCACCAGGGACCGGTCGTGGACCATGGAGTTGAGCCAGCGGACCAGGCGCTCGCGGGTCGGTGCGTCGGTGAACTCCGTGAGCAGTCCGATGCCTTCGCCGGGCCCGGGGCTGTAGAGGTTGCGGCCGATGCCGCCGATCGTGACGAGGCGGCGTACCCGTTCCGGGTGGGCGAGCGCGAACCGGGTGCCGACGATGCCGCCCATCGAGTTGCCGATGATGTCGGCCCGCTGGATGCCGAGCCCGTCCAGGAACCGGGTCACGGAGGAGGCGGCCGTCGCCATCGGGTGGCCGTCGGCCGGGTCGCTGACGCCGAAGCCGGGGAACTCCAGGACGAGACAGCGGAAGTGCCCGGCGAACGCGGCGAGGTTGTGGCGGTAGTTGCGCCAGCCCGTGACTCCGGGGCCGGAGCCGTGCAACAGGAGCAGGGGCGGGCCGTCACCGGCCTCGTGGTAGCGCAACACGCCCTGGTCGGTCGCGAGTTCGCGCAGCGTGGAGTCGTGACTCAGCTCCGTCATCATCCCTGCCTCGATTGGCCTCGGTGTTCGGTGGGTCCGGGCGGCCGTGGCTGCCGCGCCTTCGGTTCCTGGACGGTAGCCACGCGTCCCGGGGCGGCGCGGCGGACGTCTCGGTGAGCGGGATGCGGTCGCTCACGGGGCCGCCGGCGTGCTCGGAGGGGCTGCGCCGGGGGGCGTTCCACTGATCGGGAGCGCGGTCCCGGCGGGCCCGGCCGGTGTCCTAGCTTCGGCCCCCTGCCCGGTCCGGGGCAGGCCACCGCACCGTCCCCGTCGAGGTGAGTCCGATGACCGCAGAGTCCCTGTCCGTGCCCGAGGCCCGTGAGGAGACCGCGCCGACGCCGCCCCTGATGCGGCGCGCCATGGGGACCTTCGCCTCCGGGGTCACGGTGGTGACGGGGATCGGCCGGGACGGTGATCCGGCCGGTTTCGCCTGCCAGTCGTTCGCGTCCGTCTCGCTCGAACCGGCCCTGGTGCTGTTCTGCGCCGACCACCGGGGGCGGGCGTGGCCGAGGATCAGGGAGTCGGGGCGGTTCGCCGTGAACATCCTGGCCGAGGAACAGAGCGACCTCTGCGGCCGGTTCGGGTCGAGCAGGGGCCGTAAGTTCGAGGGGCTGGACTGGAAGGTGTCCCGCTGGGGGACGCCGTCCCTGCCCGGGGTGCTGACCCGGGTGCACGCCGAGGTGTACGACGTGCGCGGCGCGGGTGACCACGATGTCGTGGTGGGCCGGGTCCTCGCCCTGGAGACGGTCGGCGAGCAGCGGCCGATGCTCTTCTTCCGCGGCGGCTTCGGCGTGGGGAGCCCGGCGGCAGAGACCCCCGACCCGTGGGGCTGGGGCGACCACTGGGGCTGAGGGTGCGACAGCTGATGCCTCCGCTCCGGAGGCACCGGCAGCCGGCGCGTCCGCCCCGCACCGCGTCCGCTACTGCCAGTCGCCGTACTGCCCCGCCGCGAGCAGCCGGTCCATGGCCTGCGGGGACCAGGTCTCCTCCGGTACGGGCGCCACGCGGCGCGCCCCCCTGGCCGGCGCCTCCGGTCCGGGGAAGAGCTCGGACGACACCTGCCGGGCCGCGGCCACGACCAGGGGGGCGACCTTCTCCAGCGGGGACAGGGTGTCGCCGACCAGCGAGATCGCCGCGACCGGGCCTTCGGGGCCGCGGACGGCGGTGGCGACACAGGCGATGTCTGGGAAGCACTCGCCACGTTCGAAGGCGAGGCCGTGACGGCGCCTGACCCGGTTGAGCTCCTGATGCAGGGTGGCGAGGTCGGAGATGGTGTGCCGGGTCAGGCGGCCGATGGCACCGGCCGACCTGGCCTCGACGTCCTCCGGTTCGAGCCAGGCCAGCATGGCTTTGCCGAGCGCGGTCGAATGGGCGGGAGCCCGGCCGCCCACCCGGGAAGGGACGGCCGCGGCGAACCGGCCGCCGACCTTGTCGAGGTAGTGCACCTCCGCACCGTCCAGGACGGCCAGATGGACGACCAGGCCGGTCTTGATCTGCAGCTGGTGCAGCCGGGCGGCGGCGGCCTCCCGGATTCTGCCGTGCGCCCCGTCCCCGCCGCCGAGGCCGAGCGCGCGGCGGCCGAGTCCGTAGCCCAGCGCGGTGTGTTCGAGCCAGCGCAGCCGCACCAGCTGATCGAGGATCCGGTGCGCCGTCGACCGGGGCAGCCGGGTGGACCGGGCCACTTCCTCCAGGGAGAGCCGGGCGGTCCGGCCCTCGAAGACGTCCATGATCAGCGTCACCCGCTCGACCATCGACGGTGGCAGCTCGCGACGGTCCGGCACATGCACGTCGAGAGCCTCATGGACAGCCGTCATGGGAGCCTCCAGTCACAGACTGAAATGAATTCTTGTTTTC includes these proteins:
- the dmpG gene encoding 4-hydroxy-2-oxovalerate aldolase, which encodes MPYSPALDIRVTDSSLRDGSHAKQHQFTVDHVTSIVAALDDAGVPVIEVTHGDGLGGSSFNYGFSHTPEQELIKAAVKTARRAKIAFLMLPGLGLQDDIREAADNGASICRIATHCTEADIAVQHFGLARELGLETVGFLMMAHSSPPEALARQARVMADAGCQCVYVVDSAGALILEQTSDRIAALVAELGDDAQVGFHGHENLGLGVANSVLAVRAGALQIDGSTRRFGAGAGNTPVEGFAAVAEKLGIRTGIDVLKIIDAAEDVVRPVMDGECLLDRLSLTMGYAGVYSSFLKHAARQAATYRVSGAEILMEAGRRKLVGGQEDQLIEIAVALAARDRSTTAAQNSPGK
- a CDS encoding ferredoxin--NADP reductase: MSPAPLTVRVVEVIRETADAHSLVLEPADADRDAFGYEPGQFLTVRVPSDRPGGAARCYSLCSSPVRDPYLKVTVKRTAGGYASHWICDHVTEGDTLEVLRPAGTFTPGSLDGDFLLLAAGSGITPVMSILTSVLHAGTGTVTLLYANRDERSVIFRDELATLQRKYGDRLTVLHWLESVRGRPGAAGLRALAGPYAGRRAFVCGPGPFMDLAIDALTGLGVPPRLITVERFTSLSGDPFADRAPVPERDTAGPVSTAEVELDGVRRTVSWPRDTPLLDVLLAAGLDAPYSCREGSCSACACLLVEGEVAMERNEVLDARDLADGLILACQSRPVSDRLRVTYDG
- a CDS encoding IclR family transcriptional regulator, which gives rise to MVERVTLIMDVFEGRTARLSLEEVARSTRLPRSTAHRILDQLVRLRWLEHTALGYGLGRRALGLGGGDGAHGRIREAAAARLHQLQIKTGLVVHLAVLDGAEVHYLDKVGGRFAAAVPSRVGGRAPAHSTALGKAMLAWLEPEDVEARSAGAIGRLTRHTISDLATLHQELNRVRRRHGLAFERGECFPDIACVATAVRGPEGPVAAISLVGDTLSPLEKVAPLVVAAARQVSSELFPGPEAPARGARRVAPVPEETWSPQAMDRLLAAGQYGDWQ
- a CDS encoding acetaldehyde dehydrogenase (acetylating) — translated: MYKLLRSDVIEPRWMIGVDEQSPGLKRAADHGLHTGADGVDALLAGAERPDLVFEATSAHVHRANAPKYAELGIRAVDLTPAAIGPAVVPAVNLGEHLDAPNISLITCGGQATIPIVHAVSRVTEVAYAEIVASVASPSAGPGTRANIDEFTLTTSRGIETIGGAARGKAIIILNPAEPPMLMQDTVFCAVPADVDRAAVTASIHERAAEVAAYVPGYRLRAEPQFDVPSALSGGLARVAVLIEVAGAGDFLPPYSGNLDIMTAAATRAGEAFARRITARRTGA
- a CDS encoding flavin reductase family protein; the encoded protein is MTAESLSVPEAREETAPTPPLMRRAMGTFASGVTVVTGIGRDGDPAGFACQSFASVSLEPALVLFCADHRGRAWPRIRESGRFAVNILAEEQSDLCGRFGSSRGRKFEGLDWKVSRWGTPSLPGVLTRVHAEVYDVRGAGDHDVVVGRVLALETVGEQRPMLFFRGGFGVGSPAAETPDPWGWGDHWG
- a CDS encoding alpha/beta fold hydrolase, giving the protein MTELSHDSTLRELATDQGVLRYHEAGDGPPLLLLHGSGPGVTGWRNYRHNLAAFAGHFRCLVLEFPGFGVSDPADGHPMATAASSVTRFLDGLGIQRADIIGNSMGGIVGTRFALAHPERVRRLVTIGGIGRNLYSPGPGEGIGLLTEFTDAPTRERLVRWLNSMVHDRSLVTEELIEERWAQATDPETLASARLMYGSEASAARAADAAASREAPYWAMLHRLRARTLLTWGRDDRVSPLDMSILPMRTIPDAELHVFPDCGHWVMIEQKAAWESAVLAFLTRADAA
- a CDS encoding acyl-CoA dehydrogenase family protein; its protein translation is MSNPVLDAVEARADEIRALGPANEALGRLDDQAAKILRDVGAIRMLQPEAHGGLELHPREFAETVMRIASLDGATGWVAGVVGVHPWEMAMADPRVQEEVWGEDPDTWIASPYAPMGLLRPVDGGHVFNGRWQFSSGTDHCRWIFLGGFLADGDGNRINPPQSVHVILPRADYEIVEDSWDVVGLRGTGSKDVIVKDAFVPSHRVIEYAKVVDGSLAAESGLTNPAYRLPFSAAFPLGITAAVIGMCEGALAHHLAHQRDRVQITGQAVRDDPYVLYAVSDAAAEIAASRSALLDNICRLYDAVAAGQEISFRQRAVGRRTQAAAAWRAVRAVDEIVARSGGNAMRLDNPIQRFWRDAHTGLAHAIHVPGPVFHASALTEIGVEPPQGPMRSMI
- a CDS encoding FAD-binding protein, whose translation is MSAGAGETWDEEFDFVVVGGGGGGMAAALTAADSGLSTVVIEKGARYGGSTGISGGGIWIPNNPTLRARGHDDSRESVRRYLDRLTGGRVPSARLDAYVDQGPAAMELLGASRWMRFFWVKGYADYHPEYEGGRPLGRSVEALPFDTRKLGDDERHQRPNSLKGPLGLWITAKDYRDLAMVKRTWRGRWASVVAAWRVSSNMVARRHMATGGRALVARLRMALKDAGVPLRLRSPMTGLVTGADGGVTGIVADRDGTAVRIGARHGVLLATGGFDHNQEMREKYLPEGGRENHSAGAVENTGDGIVAGQGLGAALDFMDDAWWMPSVRHPAGATIPLVSERCIPPSVIVSGDGRRFTNESSPYVNFVHDQIEGGHTTAWFVMDAKARARYPFAQILPGMPFPRAFYENGTVHRADTVTELARKIGVPEEALTGTVERFNAFAGSGRDTDFGRGDSAYDRYYGDPTLKNPNLDRLDRAPYYAIRIEIGDLGTKGGLVCDEHSRVLREDGSAIAGLYATGNTSASVMANEYAGPGATIGPSIVFGYIAARHAAAARTAAAARSGATGGPS